The Bacillus sp. Y1 genome includes the window ATTTTATCTAACATTTCATCTTGTAATGTAATCATTCTAGCAGAAGCATTGTAAGCATGTTGGAATTGAATCATATTTGTCATTTCCTCGTCCAGTGAAACAGAGCTTACAGACATTCTTCTTTCTTCAACAGCTTGACGAAGGGTACCACTGTTTGCAGAAAGTCTTGCTGCTTCCTGTGAATCAACTGCCATTCCACCAACTAGGACTTCATAATAGTTTCGGAAGCTTGATTCTGTGTTGTTTCCGTATTTAAAAGGTTTATTGATAATCTCAGCTAACGCAGAAATATTTGTTGAGTCACCCATGGTTGGGTTTTCCTTACTAGATGTTGCAATATTGTCTAAACTTGCCATGATCTGATCTGATACTTGCAAACGAGAAGCCATGCCTTTTTTATTAGCAATATTAACCTCTCCATTTTCTGTGTCTGAAAAAAATGCTGGGGTATCATCAGTAGTTGTTCCGTTAATTTGATTCGGTGTTGCGCCATCCTGATGCTGAAGATTGAACTGATAAGCAAACATGTAAGCCATATTGTCCAATTCAGCTAGCATATCTGGGTAAACTCCTGTTACATCACCTGTAGAGTTTTCATAGCCATAAGATTCAACTATTGCTCTAAGCTTTCCAGTTGAACTGAATTGTTGAAAATCTAACTGGGTTGCTCCTAATTGTACAGTCTTTACAGATTCATCCGTTCCGTTAAAGTTAACAGTTAACTTGTTAAAGCCTGTCCCATTCACTAGCTGACCTAGGCTAGCACCATTTGCATCAAGTAAAGTGATATTCGCTTTTCCTTCTGCAAGAGTAGAAGCGTTCCCACCACTTGAAGTGTATTCCACTTTGATATTTACGAGTGAGGATAGCTGATCAATAAGTCGATCACGCTCATCGTATAAATCGTTTGGTAACAAGCCATGCGGCTCAACACTAGCAATCTGGTTATTTATATTATTAATTTGCTCTGATAAAGAATTAATCTCTTTTTCTGTAACTGTGATTTCATTTTTCAAGTCAGCACGAATTCCGTTTAAAGAACTTGCTAGATAGTTAAATGTCTCTGTTACGGCAACTGCACGTTGTCTTACTACTGAACGTGCACCAGGGTTGCTCGGATTGACAGCTAAGTCCTGTAATGATTGCCAGAACATATCCATGGTTTGAGATAATCCACTATCCGATGGCTCGTTCATAATCTCTTCCATCTTTGTGTACGATTCTGCACGTGCTTCCCAGTATCCTAATTTATTATTCTCTCCACGATACTGAACATCTAAGAAGCTTTCTCTCACTCGTTGAACCGAACCAGCCTCTACACCCGTTCCCATTTGACCTGGAAGCTGAGGCTTATTTAGGCCCACATTCGGATAAGGCTGTGTTTGTGTGAAGTTAACACGTTGTCTTGTATATCCTGGTGTGCTTGCATTTGCGATATTATGACCTGTCGTGTTTAAAGCACTTTGTTGTGTAAACATACCTCTACGGGCTGTTTCTAATCCCATAAATGTTGATCTCATGTTCGTGCCTCCGTTTTTTAGGCTTTTCGATTGAAAAGGGAATTCGATGTGGACAGTCCGGACTGTTTAGGTGGTCCATAATTGAATTCAGGTGTTTTTGGGTAAAACATGTCTAAAGACATTTGGACAAATTGTAATGATTGCTTAACTAGTTCTGAATTTAACTCATTTTGCTTTTGGAGTTTCTGCGCAACCTCTAGTAGATCCTCACGCAAATGAGCGAGTTTGTCCTTATTCGAATTATCTATATATGTTAAACAAGTAGAAATCGTAAAGTTTTCTTCCTCTACATGAAAAGGAGTGAGAAAATTTCTCACAACCTGTTGTCTTACCTGTTCAAATTTATTTATGTTTGGTAAAAGCTTGTGTTCTTCCTTGATGAGAGTATTGAGGGCATCAATGTCCCCTTTTTCAATAACTGTCGTCTTTTGATAAGCTTTTTCAAGCAAGCTCTTATGCAAGTCGAGAAGCCTCTCCATGACTGTTACTAATTGAGCAGCAGACATCTAAGCCCCTCCTCTCTTATATTTTAAAGTAATTAATGATACTAGAAGCGGTTGCAGTTGCGTTTGGCTTGTATGTTCCGTTTTGAACACTTTGCTTTAGCTCTTCAACCTTTTTCTGACGAGCAGCATCCACTTGAGAAATCTGCTGCATTTCTTTTGCAGCGGAAGAAATCTCAACCTTATCCGCTTTAGCAGTTGTGGTGTTATTGACTTTATCAAGTTTGTTGATTGCTTTTTTATATGGATTAATTCCTGTTGTACCAATGTTGTTGATTTTCATGTATATCCATCTCCTTCAAAGTCCGTTCCAACTTCTACTAGTATTATCGGACATATTGAAGGTTATTTT containing:
- the flgM gene encoding flagellar biosynthesis anti-sigma factor FlgM, giving the protein MKINNIGTTGINPYKKAINKLDKVNNTTTAKADKVEISSAAKEMQQISQVDAARQKKVEELKQSVQNGTYKPNATATASSIINYFKI
- the flgK gene encoding flagellar hook-associated protein FlgK; the protein is MRSTFMGLETARRGMFTQQSALNTTGHNIANASTPGYTRQRVNFTQTQPYPNVGLNKPQLPGQMGTGVEAGSVQRVRESFLDVQYRGENNKLGYWEARAESYTKMEEIMNEPSDSGLSQTMDMFWQSLQDLAVNPSNPGARSVVRQRAVAVTETFNYLASSLNGIRADLKNEITVTEKEINSLSEQINNINNQIASVEPHGLLPNDLYDERDRLIDQLSSLVNIKVEYTSSGGNASTLAEGKANITLLDANGASLGQLVNGTGFNKLTVNFNGTDESVKTVQLGATQLDFQQFSSTGKLRAIVESYGYENSTGDVTGVYPDMLAELDNMAYMFAYQFNLQHQDGATPNQINGTTTDDTPAFFSDTENGEVNIANKKGMASRLQVSDQIMASLDNIATSSKENPTMGDSTNISALAEIINKPFKYGNNTESSFRNYYEVLVGGMAVDSQEAARLSANSGTLRQAVEERRMSVSSVSLDEEMTNMIQFQHAYNASARMITLQDEMLDKIINGMGTAGR
- a CDS encoding flagellar protein FlgN — encoded protein: MSAAQLVTVMERLLDLHKSLLEKAYQKTTVIEKGDIDALNTLIKEEHKLLPNINKFEQVRQQVVRNFLTPFHVEEENFTISTCLTYIDNSNKDKLAHLREDLLEVAQKLQKQNELNSELVKQSLQFVQMSLDMFYPKTPEFNYGPPKQSGLSTSNSLFNRKA